Proteins found in one Polyangiaceae bacterium genomic segment:
- a CDS encoding arginase family protein produces MSSRAKRQKSNKKRAAPSAQERPSYRPTPTGELPRFAGVPTLLRLPVVRTLGDVPDVDVLLTGVPFDGGSSYRPGARLAPRAVREASSLARGFSTALGIDIYDELAVADGGDIAVPPADVDDALALIADRASAIVRSGVVSGFVGGDQTVTLGALRGIHRAKLKPVAFLHIDAHPNTAGPAWGHEAHHGSVVRLATEEGLIRPDSTLQLGLRGPFSSAGDLAFSLASGFEIVNVDEVKWDLHAAVSQVRKVVRQGPIYVSVDVAALDPAFAPGVGIPMPGGMNTWELQQILRALVGAEIIGFDVVEICPPFDHQNITALLGVTVLQEILSAIADTRRSARPAPSTRDSARRGGRVSA; encoded by the coding sequence GTGAGTTCTCGCGCCAAGCGGCAGAAGTCGAACAAGAAGCGCGCCGCACCGTCGGCGCAGGAACGGCCCAGCTACCGTCCCACGCCGACCGGGGAGCTGCCGCGGTTCGCCGGCGTGCCGACCCTGCTCAGGCTGCCCGTCGTACGCACGCTGGGCGACGTGCCAGACGTGGACGTGCTGCTCACGGGCGTCCCCTTCGACGGCGGCAGTAGCTACCGCCCGGGTGCGCGCCTGGCGCCGCGCGCGGTCCGCGAAGCATCCTCCCTGGCGCGTGGGTTCTCAACGGCCCTCGGCATCGACATCTACGACGAGCTGGCGGTCGCGGACGGGGGCGACATTGCGGTGCCGCCGGCCGACGTCGACGACGCGCTTGCACTGATTGCGGATCGCGCCAGTGCGATTGTGCGTTCTGGCGTCGTCAGCGGTTTCGTCGGCGGGGATCAAACGGTGACTCTCGGAGCGTTGCGTGGGATTCATCGCGCCAAGCTCAAGCCCGTTGCGTTCCTGCACATCGATGCGCACCCGAATACCGCAGGTCCCGCCTGGGGACACGAGGCGCACCACGGTTCTGTGGTGCGCCTGGCGACCGAGGAAGGTCTGATCCGACCGGATTCGACGCTGCAACTCGGGCTGCGTGGACCTTTTTCGAGCGCGGGGGATTTGGCGTTCTCTCTGGCCAGCGGCTTCGAGATCGTGAACGTCGACGAGGTGAAGTGGGATCTGCACGCGGCGGTGAGCCAAGTGCGCAAGGTAGTACGCCAGGGCCCCATCTACGTCAGCGTGGACGTGGCGGCCCTCGATCCAGCGTTCGCTCCGGGAGTGGGCATCCCAATGCCAGGCGGCATGAATACCTGGGAGCTGCAGCAGATCCTGCGTGCCTTGGTGGGCGCCGAGATCATTGGCTTCGACGTGGTCGAGATCTGTCCTCCCTTCGACCACCAAAACATCACCGCGCTGTTGGGCGTGACCGTCCTTCAGGAAATCCTGAGTGCGATTGCAGACACTCGTCGAAGCGCGCGCCCTGCACCGTCGACGCGGGACAGCGCCCGGCGTGGCGGTCGCGTCTCGGCGTGA
- a CDS encoding HTH domain-containing protein, translating into MTFTEAAAQVLRLVGKPLHYKEITDVAIERNLLSHVGKSPEVTMGARLAALVKKADKENPLVRVKPGVFALREWDQKTIDAGLKDRTPALELASRAAPVVVEVSAGDNGSAELASAPLASAPLASAPLASEPLASSPVEIEEEEGEEPRAVDEAERTRAAIAASAADLFEAEEDDDVPILQAPARAEAPDDDEDSDRDGGRRGRRRRRRRGRERERGEERTDGGMPGYTVSDASFDEAEDIVREAPPDEGGGSLDELAGKPLADGLERMLSGQDRSGGTVSVQKLAENACRKGRGSDAAQLATSLLAAARADNLRRMAEGRRQRFRISGQRVGLSEWAMDGELARIEKDMEQLVARHHETCKKLLAKKIADLPHRALSELVLTLLERVGISGLSMVKRTGVPNSELHLTGTTVGAGASVPVAIVVRRDGREIGRERVLELRGALHHYGPASVGMLITTGQVLSGAREEAGAAGAAPVTLVDGATLAGWCESHGIGLTQHVVRLGVPDQDLFDALRAG; encoded by the coding sequence ATGACTTTTACAGAAGCGGCGGCGCAAGTGCTGCGCCTCGTAGGGAAACCCCTACATTATAAGGAGATCACGGACGTAGCGATCGAGCGGAACCTGCTGTCTCACGTCGGAAAGAGCCCCGAAGTCACCATGGGTGCGCGGCTCGCGGCGTTGGTGAAGAAGGCAGACAAAGAGAATCCGCTCGTGCGGGTCAAGCCCGGCGTCTTCGCCCTGCGCGAGTGGGATCAGAAGACGATCGACGCAGGACTCAAGGATCGCACGCCCGCCCTGGAGCTTGCGAGCCGTGCGGCGCCCGTGGTGGTGGAGGTGAGCGCTGGCGACAATGGCAGTGCCGAACTCGCCTCCGCCCCGTTGGCCTCCGCCCCGTTGGCCTCTGCCCCCTTGGCGTCGGAGCCCTTGGCTTCGTCACCTGTGGAGATTGAAGAGGAAGAAGGGGAGGAGCCGCGCGCCGTCGACGAGGCCGAGCGCACCCGAGCCGCGATTGCAGCGTCTGCCGCGGATCTTTTCGAGGCGGAGGAGGACGACGACGTTCCCATCCTCCAAGCCCCCGCTCGCGCGGAAGCGCCGGATGACGACGAAGACTCGGACCGCGACGGTGGCCGTCGAGGTCGTCGTCGTCGGCGGCGGCGCGGACGAGAACGCGAGCGCGGAGAAGAACGCACCGATGGCGGCATGCCTGGCTACACCGTGTCCGACGCCTCCTTTGACGAGGCTGAGGACATCGTCCGCGAGGCCCCACCCGACGAAGGCGGCGGCTCCCTTGACGAACTGGCTGGCAAGCCCTTGGCGGATGGTCTGGAGCGCATGCTGTCGGGTCAGGATCGTTCCGGCGGAACCGTCAGCGTGCAGAAGCTAGCCGAAAATGCTTGTCGCAAGGGCCGTGGGAGCGACGCGGCCCAGCTCGCTACTTCGCTGTTGGCCGCCGCACGCGCCGACAACCTCCGCCGCATGGCTGAAGGTCGTCGCCAGCGCTTCCGCATTTCGGGTCAACGTGTCGGCTTGTCCGAGTGGGCCATGGACGGCGAGCTCGCGCGCATCGAAAAAGACATGGAGCAGCTCGTCGCGCGTCACCATGAGACGTGCAAGAAGCTGCTGGCGAAGAAGATTGCAGACTTGCCCCATCGCGCGCTCTCCGAGTTGGTGCTCACCCTGCTGGAGCGAGTCGGGATCTCGGGCCTGAGCATGGTCAAGCGTACCGGCGTGCCCAACTCGGAGCTGCATCTGACCGGGACTACAGTGGGAGCGGGTGCTAGCGTACCCGTGGCCATCGTGGTGCGGCGCGATGGTCGCGAGATCGGGCGTGAGCGCGTGCTCGAGTTGCGCGGCGCTCTGCACCACTACGGGCCCGCATCCGTGGGCATGCTGATTACGACTGGCCAGGTGCTGAGCGGTGCTCGCGAAGAGGCCGGAGCGGCGGGCGCGGCACCAGTGACCCTGGTGGACGGCGCAACCCTGGCCGGATGGTGTGAAAGCCACGGCATTGGCCTGACCCAGCACGTGGTGCGCCTAGGCGTGCCGGATCAGGACTTGTTCGACGCACTCAGGGCCGGATGA
- a CDS encoding UDP-N-acetylmuramate dehydrogenase yields MEFATEVALAPLTTLGVGGVADHFVRVGTLEELTEALEWAERQRLPVHLLGGGSNVVVDDDGVPGLVVQVALTGIRWEDQGNQVLVNAGAGESWDGLVARATEKGLAGIECLSGIPGCVGATPIQNVGAYGQDVSETIENVTCYDREEREVVHLSRRQCEFSYRDSMFKRRRDDRFVVLSVSYRLRRQGSPAVRYPELSKTLSARGMSAPTLQQVRDCVLELRRSKSMVVDAADPMSKSCGSFFLNPVVDAALAEQVARAAKAGKDMPAFPEPDGRVKLSAAWLIERSGCEKGLQHGSAQISDKHALALVAGAAGTASDVLALAAIIRERVAEQFGVELVREPSLWGRQRT; encoded by the coding sequence GTGGAGTTTGCGACCGAAGTTGCGCTCGCCCCGTTGACCACCCTCGGCGTCGGCGGCGTCGCCGATCACTTCGTCCGCGTTGGCACGCTGGAAGAGCTGACGGAGGCGCTGGAGTGGGCCGAGCGACAGCGGCTACCCGTTCATCTCTTGGGTGGTGGCAGCAACGTCGTCGTCGACGACGACGGCGTGCCGGGGCTCGTGGTGCAGGTGGCACTCACCGGCATTCGCTGGGAGGACCAAGGCAATCAGGTGTTGGTCAACGCCGGAGCGGGCGAGTCCTGGGATGGGCTCGTGGCCCGCGCCACGGAAAAAGGCCTCGCGGGCATCGAATGCCTGAGCGGGATCCCCGGCTGCGTTGGCGCCACGCCAATCCAGAACGTGGGTGCCTACGGCCAGGATGTGTCCGAGACGATCGAGAACGTCACCTGCTACGACCGCGAGGAGCGCGAGGTCGTCCACTTGAGTCGGCGGCAGTGTGAATTCTCCTATCGTGACAGCATGTTCAAGCGGCGACGCGACGATCGTTTCGTCGTGCTGTCCGTGAGCTATCGCTTGCGGCGCCAAGGCTCACCCGCCGTTCGCTACCCAGAGCTTTCGAAGACCCTCAGCGCCCGAGGCATGAGCGCGCCGACCTTGCAGCAAGTGCGCGACTGCGTACTCGAACTGCGGCGCAGCAAGAGCATGGTGGTCGATGCCGCGGATCCCATGAGCAAGAGCTGCGGCTCCTTCTTCCTGAACCCCGTGGTGGATGCCGCGCTGGCTGAACAGGTGGCGCGCGCTGCCAAGGCGGGCAAAGACATGCCCGCGTTCCCCGAGCCCGACGGCCGAGTGAAGCTCAGCGCTGCCTGGCTCATCGAACGGTCCGGCTGCGAGAAGGGGCTTCAGCACGGCAGCGCACAGATCTCGGACAAGCACGCCCTTGCCCTCGTCGCTGGCGCCGCAGGCACCGCCAGCGACGTGCTCGCCCTCGCCGCGATCATCCGCGAGCGCGTCGCCGAGCAGTTCGGCGTGGAGCTAGTTCGGGAACCCTCGCTCTGGGGACGCCAGCGAACGTAG
- a CDS encoding O-acetyl-ADP-ribose deacetylase → MHKYSLGRSRLELVVGDITRAETDAIANAANSLLMGGGGVDGAIHRAAGPELLDALRDIKRTLPGGALETGRAVLTEGFGLTARWVIHCVGPIYTREGEAAPELLAACYRSALELCRERAIDSVAFPSISTGVYGYPVSEAAPVALEAVRRALDEGGPTLCQFVLFDEPTLAAYATAAEKTLQ, encoded by the coding sequence ATGCACAAATACTCCTTGGGCCGCTCGCGGCTGGAGTTGGTCGTGGGTGACATCACTCGCGCCGAGACCGACGCCATCGCCAACGCAGCCAACTCTCTGCTGATGGGCGGGGGAGGCGTGGACGGTGCGATCCATCGTGCGGCGGGGCCGGAGCTGTTGGATGCGTTGCGTGACATCAAGCGCACGCTGCCCGGTGGAGCACTCGAGACGGGGCGTGCCGTGCTCACCGAGGGGTTCGGGCTCACTGCCCGCTGGGTCATCCACTGCGTCGGACCCATCTACACCCGAGAAGGGGAGGCGGCGCCGGAGCTCCTTGCTGCTTGCTATCGATCTGCGCTCGAGTTGTGTCGCGAGCGTGCGATCGACTCGGTTGCGTTCCCATCCATCAGCACGGGGGTCTATGGCTACCCGGTTTCGGAGGCCGCACCGGTCGCCCTCGAGGCGGTTCGGCGCGCCCTCGACGAGGGTGGTCCCACGCTGTGCCAGTTCGTCTTGTTCGACGAGCCAACCCTCGCGGCCTACGCCACGGCAGCTGAAAAAACGCTGCAGTGA
- the alaS gene encoding alanine--tRNA ligase translates to MAQSAAELRTAFLEFFRARNHEVVDSAPLIPANDPTLMFTNAGMVQFKDVFTGREQRGYRRATSSQKCIRISGKHNDLENVGPSPRHHTFFEMLGNFSFGDYFKEEAIVYGWEFLTKEIGLDPNRFILTYFKGEEGVPADEVARDIWKRVTGFSDDRVIGLGMDDNFWQMGDTGPCGPCSELHYCVGPDIDLGRFGQEQTPEGHGWMEVWNLVFMQFERSIVDGVAKLAELPAPSIDTGAGLERLACIVQGKTSNYDVDLLRELVSVAEQASGKRYGATMADDDVSMRVIADHARTTAFLIGEGVLPDRTGREYVLRRVMRRAIRHGHRLGIERPFLHDVATRVVEIMGQQYPALVEQRESIRSVAEAEEIRFRQTIERGLNLLEERFEGMRAANSKELAGADAFQLYDTYGFPLDLTEVICRERGYTVDQAGYDAALEEARKRSEFKGMEMAVEGVYREAQAALPSEATVFSGYERDADESKIAALLVGGQLSQAAESGQSVEVVCERTPFYAESGGQVGDQGVITVGEARVRIADTKKPLPGLWVHRGEVESGRVEVGQTARLSVDRARREAIRKNHSATHLLHWALREVVGKHAQQKGSLVGPDRLRFDFTHTQPLSGEELAKIEDLVNTRVLNNSPVQTEVLNMDEARQRGAMMIFEEKYGDTVRMLTMAESVELCGGTHARATGDIGLFKIVSEGGIAAGVRRIFAVTGSGALDYMRDLESQIGTAARVAKTTPAQLVEKVEKLVADERALSKKLEETERKLATGGGSGGIDAMVDRAREVSGVKVLGVRTAVTDRGALRELAEQLRDKLGDSVVLVGSEAEGKAQLVLTVSKGLTARFKAGDLIRPIATIVGGSGGGRPDLAQAGGTLVGKLDEAIDAVYGCVN, encoded by the coding sequence ATGGCCCAGTCAGCTGCCGAGTTGCGTACCGCATTTTTGGAGTTCTTTCGCGCGCGAAACCACGAGGTCGTGGACAGCGCACCGCTCATTCCTGCCAACGACCCGACGCTCATGTTCACGAACGCCGGCATGGTGCAATTCAAGGACGTGTTCACGGGTCGAGAGCAGCGGGGCTATCGCCGCGCCACCTCCAGTCAGAAGTGCATCCGCATCAGCGGCAAGCACAACGACTTGGAGAACGTGGGACCGTCCCCCCGACATCACACCTTCTTCGAGATGCTGGGGAACTTCAGCTTCGGTGACTATTTCAAAGAAGAAGCCATCGTCTACGGCTGGGAATTCCTGACCAAAGAGATCGGCCTCGATCCCAATCGCTTCATCCTGACCTACTTCAAGGGTGAGGAGGGCGTGCCCGCGGACGAGGTGGCGCGCGACATCTGGAAGCGCGTGACTGGCTTCTCCGACGACCGCGTGATCGGGCTCGGCATGGACGACAATTTCTGGCAGATGGGCGACACCGGCCCGTGTGGTCCTTGTAGCGAGCTTCACTACTGCGTCGGGCCCGACATCGATCTAGGTCGTTTCGGCCAAGAGCAGACCCCCGAAGGCCACGGCTGGATGGAGGTCTGGAACCTGGTGTTCATGCAGTTCGAGCGCAGCATCGTCGACGGCGTGGCGAAGCTCGCGGAGCTGCCCGCGCCCAGCATCGACACCGGAGCGGGACTCGAGCGCCTGGCCTGCATCGTCCAGGGCAAGACGAGCAACTACGACGTGGACTTGTTGCGTGAACTGGTGAGCGTGGCGGAGCAAGCGTCGGGCAAGAGGTACGGCGCGACCATGGCGGATGACGACGTCAGCATGCGTGTGATCGCAGACCACGCGCGCACTACTGCGTTCCTGATCGGCGAAGGCGTGCTACCCGATCGCACCGGGCGCGAGTACGTGTTGCGTCGGGTGATGCGGCGCGCGATTCGCCACGGTCATCGGCTGGGCATCGAGCGTCCTTTCTTGCACGATGTGGCCACTCGCGTGGTCGAGATCATGGGTCAGCAGTATCCGGCGCTGGTCGAGCAGCGCGAGTCCATTCGCAGCGTGGCCGAGGCGGAAGAGATCCGCTTTCGCCAGACCATCGAGCGCGGCCTCAACCTGTTGGAGGAGCGCTTCGAGGGCATGCGCGCGGCGAACAGCAAAGAGCTGGCCGGCGCGGACGCCTTTCAGCTCTACGATACCTACGGGTTTCCCTTGGATCTTACCGAGGTGATCTGTCGCGAGCGCGGCTACACCGTGGACCAGGCGGGCTACGACGCGGCGCTGGAGGAGGCTCGCAAGCGCAGTGAATTCAAGGGCATGGAGATGGCCGTCGAAGGCGTGTACCGCGAGGCCCAGGCGGCCCTGCCGTCCGAGGCCACGGTGTTCAGCGGCTACGAGCGCGACGCCGACGAGAGCAAGATCGCCGCGCTGTTGGTCGGGGGCCAGCTGAGCCAGGCCGCGGAGTCAGGACAGAGCGTGGAGGTGGTCTGCGAGCGGACGCCCTTCTATGCGGAGTCCGGCGGCCAGGTCGGTGACCAAGGCGTGATCACCGTCGGCGAGGCACGCGTGCGAATCGCCGACACCAAGAAGCCCCTGCCGGGCTTGTGGGTGCATCGCGGCGAGGTGGAGAGCGGACGCGTGGAAGTCGGCCAGACCGCGCGGCTCAGCGTCGATCGCGCGCGGCGCGAGGCAATTCGCAAGAACCACTCCGCCACGCACCTCTTGCACTGGGCGTTGCGCGAAGTCGTCGGCAAGCACGCGCAGCAGAAGGGCTCCCTAGTGGGGCCGGATCGTCTGCGCTTCGACTTCACCCACACTCAACCCCTCAGTGGCGAAGAGCTCGCCAAGATCGAAGATCTGGTCAACACCCGCGTGCTGAACAACTCGCCGGTGCAAACCGAGGTTCTGAACATGGATGAGGCGCGCCAGCGCGGCGCCATGATGATCTTCGAGGAGAAGTACGGCGACACCGTGCGCATGCTGACCATGGCCGAGAGCGTCGAGCTGTGCGGCGGCACCCACGCCCGCGCGACCGGCGACATCGGCCTGTTCAAGATCGTGAGCGAGGGCGGCATCGCCGCCGGGGTGCGCCGCATCTTCGCGGTGACGGGCAGCGGCGCCCTGGACTACATGCGGGATCTGGAGTCGCAGATCGGCACCGCGGCGCGCGTCGCCAAGACGACGCCGGCGCAGCTGGTGGAGAAGGTCGAAAAGCTCGTGGCGGACGAACGCGCGCTGAGCAAGAAGCTGGAGGAGACCGAGCGCAAGCTCGCGACGGGCGGCGGCAGCGGCGGCATCGACGCGATGGTGGACCGCGCGCGTGAGGTGTCGGGAGTCAAGGTGCTGGGCGTGCGCACGGCGGTGACGGACCGCGGCGCGCTGCGTGAGCTGGCCGAGCAGCTGCGCGACAAGCTGGGCGACAGCGTGGTGCTGGTCGGCTCCGAAGCCGAAGGCAAAGCGCAGCTGGTGTTGACGGTCTCCAAGGGGCTCACGGCTCGCTTCAAGGCAGGCGACCTGATCCGTCCCATCGCCACCATCGTGGGTGGCTCCGGGGGCGGCCGACCGGACCTCGCGCAAGCAGGGGGCACGCTGGTCGGCAAACTCGACGAAGCCATCGACGCGGTCTACGGCTGCGTGAACTGA
- a CDS encoding glycerophosphodiester phosphodiesterase, whose translation MLPPFGAQHWQRGLAARPFVLGHRGVRRSDVDENTLTAFERARCEGAAGVELDVRLDGSGNLVVIHDATLQRVSGSGDTRRIDRMSSGELSRIRLRHGERIPTFADALAWSAEHQQRLNIELKHDVPDRQLLLSRVAAAVARVPDAPERVVLSSFDPRLVLGLRWRLPEVARAWLLHDQQRWLKRGAGSGWLGAVGLHPQFTLLTPEAFTRYRRRALFLGTWTVNAPARVRALTRLGIDTLISDTPGAVLATLAAMD comes from the coding sequence ATGTTGCCTCCCTTCGGCGCCCAGCATTGGCAGCGCGGCCTCGCGGCCCGACCTTTCGTGCTGGGACACCGCGGCGTGCGGCGTTCGGACGTCGACGAGAACACGCTGACGGCCTTCGAACGCGCGCGGTGCGAAGGCGCAGCGGGGGTGGAGCTGGACGTACGCCTCGACGGCAGTGGCAACCTTGTGGTGATTCACGATGCCACATTGCAGCGTGTCAGCGGATCGGGCGACACGCGTCGCATCGACCGCATGAGCAGCGGTGAGCTGTCGCGCATCCGGCTACGCCACGGCGAGCGCATCCCCACCTTCGCCGATGCGCTTGCCTGGAGCGCCGAGCACCAGCAGCGCTTGAACATCGAGTTGAAACACGACGTGCCCGATCGTCAGCTGCTACTGTCACGCGTCGCTGCTGCCGTCGCGCGCGTGCCTGATGCCCCAGAGCGCGTCGTGCTCTCGTCTTTCGATCCGCGTCTAGTATTGGGCCTGCGCTGGCGCCTGCCCGAAGTCGCGCGGGCGTGGCTACTCCACGACCAACAGCGATGGTTGAAGCGAGGCGCGGGCAGCGGCTGGCTTGGCGCCGTGGGGCTGCACCCTCAGTTCACCCTACTGACGCCCGAGGCGTTCACACGCTATCGCCGGCGCGCGCTCTTCCTCGGCACCTGGACGGTCAATGCACCAGCGCGGGTGCGAGCGCTGACGCGCCTTGGCATCGATACGCTGATCTCCGACACCCCCGGCGCCGTGCTAGCGACCCTGGCGGCAATGGATTGA
- a CDS encoding DNA-processing protein DprA: MPAQVLSGPDLPARVRAMGGTPRALYLHGCLPEAPTVAVVGTRRPTRPALEFASKLAAGLAAQGLCVASGGAEGIDTAAHRGALSVKGATLVVAPAGFERPFPSDNAALFRDVVARGGAYLSLEPDHRPAQRGRFFQRNAVLVALSDVVVIVEAGVRSGARNAAKWARRMHRPLFAVPAAPWSGAGLGCVLELRRGAKPLLNEKDVMKELEALGLGVQRLLDLPAGEPDRGGGADNSLGLVRRAVENGATHADAIVQETGLPAADVHRVLLTLTLDGVLAPDPAGGILFVSRQYR, from the coding sequence ATGCCCGCGCAGGTGCTCAGCGGCCCCGACTTGCCGGCGCGCGTGCGCGCGATGGGCGGCACGCCACGCGCGCTCTACCTCCATGGGTGCTTGCCCGAGGCGCCGACGGTGGCGGTGGTCGGGACTCGTCGTCCGACCCGGCCCGCCCTCGAGTTCGCGTCGAAGCTCGCGGCCGGACTCGCTGCCCAAGGCCTGTGCGTCGCCAGCGGAGGTGCCGAGGGAATCGACACAGCCGCCCATCGCGGCGCGCTGTCCGTGAAGGGCGCAACCCTGGTGGTGGCGCCCGCGGGATTCGAGCGCCCCTTTCCTAGCGACAACGCAGCTCTGTTCCGAGACGTCGTTGCGCGGGGGGGCGCGTACCTCTCCCTGGAACCCGATCACCGTCCAGCGCAGCGTGGCCGCTTCTTCCAACGCAACGCGGTGCTGGTCGCTCTCTCCGATGTGGTCGTGATCGTGGAGGCCGGGGTTCGAAGTGGGGCTCGCAATGCTGCCAAGTGGGCGCGTCGCATGCATCGGCCGCTATTCGCCGTGCCCGCGGCGCCTTGGTCGGGGGCAGGGCTCGGTTGCGTGTTGGAACTGCGTCGCGGTGCCAAGCCGCTCTTGAACGAGAAGGACGTGATGAAGGAGCTCGAGGCATTGGGCTTGGGTGTTCAACGTCTCCTAGATCTGCCGGCCGGCGAGCCGGACCGCGGCGGCGGCGCTGACAACTCCCTGGGACTAGTGCGGCGCGCGGTAGAAAACGGGGCAACGCATGCTGACGCAATCGTTCAAGAAACCGGCCTGCCGGCCGCCGACGTTCACCGCGTGCTCTTGACACTGACGCTCGATGGGGTCTTAGCTCCCGACCCTGCAGGCGGCATCCTTTTCGTAAGCCGTCAATATCGTTGA